In the genome of Lynx canadensis isolate LIC74 chromosome F1, mLynCan4.pri.v2, whole genome shotgun sequence, one region contains:
- the NES gene encoding nestin isoform X1, producing MEGCLGEESFQMWELNRRLEAYVARVKALEEQNELLGAELGGLRAHTGDASWRARADDELAALRALVDRRWREKHAAEVARDNLAEEAEGVAARCQQQRRARERAAAEAARSRREAEAEEGARARLSSRAAELERELEAVCAAHEQERAALSARPRAPRRPAAPRGPPAPAPELHELARRLGEAWRGAVRGYQERVALMEASLGQARERLGRAVQGAREGRLELRQLRAERGGLRERRAALEHRLEGRWQERLRATEQFQLAVEALEQEKDSLQSQIAQVLEGRQQLAHLKMSLSLEVATYRTLLEAENSRLQTPGSGSKASLSFQDPKLELHFSGTPEGRHLGPLLSALSPTPLSSPLPDTLETPVPGFLKSQEFLQARTPTLASTPIPPTLLAPCTVTDAEIKTQDAPLSLLQPQLGRQWAPEAIWAKAKEAIPTSVLPGPEEPGGEHQEASTGQSPEDHTSSAPPLNPDRPSLEAKGGEPNGSGMSSRFQEEGEGQIGGLAEKETAIEVKMVNGLQQETWQEDGGLNMKKIQDSQGPLEKETLKSLEEEIQGPLMSLEEQTHETLRSLEKENPESLRSSEEESLDTSKGLEKENQELLMSLEEKNADVVRPQEKETLELLKPVGNEDSQTLQSLEKENQELMRSLEGTLETFLYPEKESQELVRSREENFESMRDLEKENQEPLRTVEDGNRENLRLQERENQEFLNSPEDEKHKTLRTLEKENQEPLRSLEEEDQDTGRPLEKENQEPVKSLEDENQETMRPLETENQRSLRSLEEEDQETMKPLETENQRSLRSLEEEDQETMKPLETENQRSLRSLEEEDQETMKPLEKENQEQVWPLEEDQATLRLLEKENQKPVGSLDKNQETLRPLKIEDQEPVGSLEDENQETLRPPEKENQRSLEDDDDQETMRPLEKENQEPVKSLEDENQETMRPPETENQRSLRSLEEEDQETLKPLEKENQRSLEDDDDQETMRPLEKENQEPVKSLEDENQETMRPPETENQRSLRSLEEEDQETLKPLEKENQRSLEEDDDQETMRPLEKESQEPVESSEEDQATPRLLEKVKLEPLKSLGKDQEIFRPLEKENQQLLRFLEEESAEVMRSPETENLESLQSAREDLGILQSLGTQGPLWSPGEVNQETMKPLERGSQEPLESVEENRETLRLLEQENQESRRSPGEWGLENSRPPEGRGQESQRCLMEEETPGQTRNQESPGSLKEERQESPLSARRQGREERVADQGLDQETPPGGAAGGKEAEAELDVREWGGLPGKSAGHGELQLAATREVWSAGEGRPGGPEPEEQRVPVEGARGEGGPEGFQDPEGQPEHAGGPGLRAPQGVSEGRDPVLEGGEEAPRGGQVSEVASKAVGEAASGSQQGPEREVVVPPVGEEGLEAEKRQGLEEPRKEPDEAAAPKPELSGPAGRSTDLPEPPRGWEESEPEAPWGAEGAFPAETLCRALGGSGTPQPGPQGPEDAGEEAVLEPASPTPIPGDAPGPQPLAAGSQEAGWGPEGRAEALGGVEGEPEERGSEGSPEDLQEEGEEEKREDSEADELGETLPDSTPLGLYLRSPASPKWDLLGEQRPPPQGETRKEGWDPSVLASEESGAQPGEEEEGEEEGEEGRREEECGQDSDLWEEFEDLEAEGSLLPGVPGEAVEPPGQRPQMLLEPAAWGGDGESDGFADEEESGEEGGEDKEEEEGREPGAGLWGPGPSVSTLRALSGPQRGTLPGSETVDVRVPWDDSSRGIAADAGEESQDSTEPEPSGSEEESDPAPLEREDPVPGPLESHCGMGDTGLGVGDTLGVNGRVPSLKEELEHVNGGVVNGLEQSEGGGQGEPGGPEGDQRSPLEDEEEGGALKTPWAGPSLHLGPGQFLKFGQREGDVESWSSGED from the exons ATGGAGGGCTGCCTGGGGGAGGAATCTTTCCAGATGTGGGAGCTCAACCGGCGCCTGGAGGCCTACGTGGCGCGGGTCAAGGCGCTGGAGGAGCAGAACGAGCTGCTCGGCGCGGAGCTCGGGGGCCTCCGGGCGCACACCGGGGACGCCTCGTGGAGGGCCCGCGCCGACGACGAGCTGGCGGCCCTGCGGGCGCTCGTCGACCGGCGCTGGCGCGAGAAGCACGCGGCCGAGGTGGCGCGCGACAACCTGGCGGAGGAGGCGGAGGGCGTGGCGGCCCGGTGCCAGCAGCAGCGGCGGGCGCGGGAGCGGGCGGCGGCCGAGGCGGCCCGCAGCCGGCGCGAGGCCGAGGCCGAGGAGGGCGCCCGGGCGCGGCTGAGCTCGCGGGCGGCGGAGCTGGAGCGGGAGCTGGAGGCCGTGTGCGCGGCGCACGAGCAGGAGCGCGCCGCCCTGAGCGCccggccccgcgccccccgccgccccgccgcgcCCCGCGGGCCCCCCGCGCCGGCCCCCGAGCTGCACGAGCTGGCGCGCCGGCTGGGCGAGGCGTGGCGCGGGGCGGTGCGCGGCTACCAGGAGCGCGTGGCGCTCATGGAGGCGTCGCTGGGCCAGGCCCGCGAGCGCCTGGGCCGCGCCGTGCAGGGCGCCCGCGAGGGCCGCCTGGAGCTGCGGCAGCTGCGGGCGGAGCGCGGCGGCCTCCGGGAGCGCCGGGCCGCGCTGGAGCACAGGTTGGAGGGCCGCTGGCAGGAGCGGCTGCGGGCCACCGAGCAGTTCCAG CTGGCTGTGGAGGCCTtggagcaggagaaggacagcCTGCAGAGCCAGATTGCCCAGGTCCTCGAAGGTCGGCAGCAGCTGGCACACCTCAAGATGTCCCTCAGCCTGGAGGTGGCCACATACAG GACCCTCCTAGAGGCTGAGAACTCCCGGCTGCAGACCCCCGGCAGTGGTTCCAAGGCTTCCCTCAGCTTCCAGG ACCCTAAGCTGGAGCTGCATTTCTCTGGGACGCCAGAGGGCCGGCATCTGGGAcctttgctctctgccctgaGCCCTACTCCCCTCTCCTCGCCCTTGCCTGATACCCTGGAGACACCTGTGCCAGGCTTTCTGAAGAGCCAAGAATTCCTCCAGGCCCGTACCCCAACCTTGGCCAGCACCCCCATCCCGCCCACACTTCTGGCTCCCTGCACTGTTACAGATGCAGAGATCAAAACCCAGGAtgcccccctctccctgctccagcCGCAGCTTGGGAGGCAGTGGGCTCCAGAGGCCATATGGGCTAAAGCCAAGGAGGCCATCCCTACCAGCGTCCTGCCAGGACCAGAGGAACCCGGGGGTGAGCACCAAGAGGCCAGTACAGGCCAGTCCCCTGAGGATCATACCTCCTCAGCCCCACCCCTCAACCCTGACCGCCCTAGTTTAGAGGCCAAAGGTGGAGAACCCAATGGGTCTGGAATGTCCAGCAGATTCCAGGAGGAAGGTGAAGGGCAAATTGGGGGGctggcagagaaagaaacagccATAGAGGTCAAAATGGTGAACGGTCTGCAGCAGGAAACATGGCAAGAAGATGGGGGTCTGAACATGAAGAAAATCCAGGACTCCCAGGGTCCTTTGGAAAAAGAAACTCTGAAGTCTCTGGAAGAGGAAATTCAAGGGCCACTGATGTCTCTGGAAGAACAGACCCACGAGACACTGAGATCtctagagaaagagaatccagaaTCTCTGCGGTCTTCAGAAGAAGAGAGTTTAGACACATCAAAAGGTCTAGAAAAGGAGAATCAAGAGCTATTGATgtctttagaagaaaagaatgcAGATGTAGTGAGACCTCAAGAAAAAGAGACTCTAGAACTACTTAAGCCTGTAGGAAATGAGGACTCACAGACATTGCAATCTCTAGAAAAGGAGAATCAAGAACTAATGAGGTCTCTTGAAGGTACTCTAGAGACGTTTTTATATCCAGAGAAGGAAAGTCAAGAATTAGTGAGGTCTCGAGAAGAGAACTTTGAGTCAATGAGAGATCTAGAAAAGGAGAACCAAGAGCCACTGAGAACTGTAGAAGATGGGAATCGAGAGAACTTGAGACTACAAGAAAGAGAGAACCAGGAGTTTCTGAACTCTCCAGAAGATGAGAAGCACAAGACCTTGAGAACTCTAGAAAAAGAGAACCAGGAACCACTGAGGTCTCTGGAAGAAGAAGACCAGGACACAGGGAGACCTCTAGAAAAAGAGAACCAAGAACCAGTGAAGTCTCTAGAAGATGAGAACCAGGAGACAATGAGACCACTAGAAACAGAGAACCAGAGGTCCTTGAGGTCTTTAGAAGAAGAGGACCAGGAGACAATGAAGCCTCTAGAAACAGAGAACCAGAGGTCCTTGAGGTCTTTAGAAGAAGAGGACCAGGAGACAATGAAGCCTCTAGAAACAGAGAACCAGAGGTCCTTGAGGTCTTTAGAAGAAGAGGACCAGGAGACAATGAAGCCTCTAGAAAAAGAGAACCAAGAGCAAGTGTGGCCTCTAGAAGAAGACCAGGCAACATTGAGACTTCTAGAAAAAGAGAACCAGAAGCCAGTGGGATCTCTAGATAAGAACCAGGAGACACTGAGACCTCTAAAAATAGAGGACCAGGAGCCAGTGGGGTCTCTAGAAGATGAGAACCAGGAGACATTGAGACCACCAGAAAAAGAGAACCAGAGGTCTCTAGAAGACGACGACGACCAGGAGACAATGAGGCCTCTAGAAAAAGAGAACCAAGAACCAGTGAAGTCTCTAGAGGATGAGAACCAGGAGACAATGAGACCACCAGAAACAGAGAACCAGAGGTCCTTGAGGTCTTTAGAAGAAGAGGACCAGGAGACATTGAAGCCTCTAGAAAAAGAGAACCAGAGGTCTCTAGAAGACGACGACGACCAGGAGACAATGAGGCCTCTAGAAAAAGAGAACCAAGAACCAGTGAAGTCTCTAGAGGATGAGAACCAGGAGACAATGAGACCACCAGAAACAGAGAACCAGAGGTCCTTGAGGTCTTTAGAAGAAGAGGACCAGGAGACATTGAAGCCTCTAGAAAAAGAGAACCAGAGGTCTCTAGAAGAAGACGACGACCAGGAGACAATGAGGCCTCTAGAAAAAGAGAGCCAGGAGCCAGTGGAGTCTTCAGAAGAAGACCAGGCAACACCGAGACTTCTAGAAAAGGTGAAACTAGAACCACTAAAGTCTCTTGGAAAAGACCAGGAGATATTTCGACCTCTTGAAAAAGAGAATCAACAGTTATTAAGATTCCTAGAAGAAGAGAGTGCAGAGGTGATGAGATCTCCGGAAACAGAGAATTTAGAATCACTCCAGTCAGCAAGAGAAGACTTGGGAATATTGCAGTCTCTAGGAACTCAAGGGCCCCTGTGGTCTCCAGGAGAAGTGAATCAGGAGACAATGAAACCTCTAGAAAGGGGAAGTCAAGAACCACTGGAGTCGGTAGAAGAGAACCGGGAGACATTGAGGCTCCTAGAACAGGAGAACCAGGAGTCCCGGAGATCTCCAGGAGAGTGGGGCCTAGAAAATTCAAGACCTCCAGAAGGGAGAGGTCAGGAAAGTCAAAGGTGCCTGATGGAGGAAGAGACCCCGGGGCAGACGAGGAATCAGGAGTCCCCGGGGTCTTTGAAAGAGGAAAGGCAGGAGTCCCCGCTGTCTGCCCGACgccaggggagggaagagagagtggcGGACCAGGGACTGGATCAGGAAACGCCCCCCGGCGGGGCCGCAGGGGGCAAGGAGGCCGAGGCAGAGCTGGACGTGAGGGAGTGGGGTGGCCTCCCCGGGAAGTCCGCGGGGCACGGAGAGCTGCAGCTGGCGGCCACAAGGGAGGTCtggagcgcaggggaggggcgcccAGGGGGCCCTGAGCCCGAGGAGCAGAGGGTCCCGGTTGAGGGAGCcaggggggagggaggccccGAGGGCTTCCAGGACCCCGAAGGGCAGCCAGAGCACGCGGGGGGCCCGGGCCTCCGAGCTCCCCAGGGAGTGTCGGAGGGGAGAGACCCGGTGTTGGAAGGTGGAGAGGAGGCCCCAAGGGGCGGCCAGGTCTCAGAGGTCGCCTCGAAGGCTGTGGGTGAGGCTGCCTCGGGCAGCCAGCAGGGGCCAGAGCGGGAGGTGGTGGTGCCACCCGTGGGTGAGGAAGGtttggaggcagagaagaggcagggcTTGGAAGAACCCCGAAAGGAGCCAGACGAGGCAGCTGCTCCGAAACCAGAGCTTTCCGGCCCAGCAGGGAGGAGCACAGACCTCCCGGAGcctcccaggggctgggaggagtcGGAGCCCGAGGCCccctggggggcagagggggcgtTCCCTGCCGAGACCCTGTGCCGCGCTCTGGGCGGAAGTGGTACCCCTCAGCCCGGGCCCCAGGGGCCGGAGGACGCAGGGGAAGAGGCAGTGTTAGAGCCCGCGTCGCCCACCCCAATCCCTGGAGACGCCCCcgggccccagcccctggccgcGGGGAGCCAGGAGGCTGGCTGGGGGCCGGAGGGCCGAGCGGAGGCTctgggaggggtagagggggagCCAGAGGAGCGGGGTTCTGAGGGGAGCCCCGAGGAtctgcaggaggagggggaggaggaaaagcgAGAGGACAGCGAGGCTGATGAGCTCGGGGAGACTCTTCCCGACTCCACTCCCCTGGGCCTCTATCTCAGGTCCCCCGCCTCCCCCAAGTGGGACCTGCTTGGGGAGCAGAGGCCCCCCCCTCAAGGGGAGACCAGAAAGGAAGGCTGGGATCCTTCTGTGCTGGCCTCTGAAGAGAGTGGGGCCCAgccaggggaagaggaggagggggaggaggagggggaggaggggaggagggaggaggaatgcGGTCAGGACTCTGACTTGTGGGAGGAGTTTGAGGATCTGGAGGCTGAGGGCTCTCTCCTTCCTGGGGTCCCCGGGGAGGCTGTGGAGCCTCCAGGCCAGAGGCCTCAGATGTtgctggagcctgcagcctggggaggggatggggagtcTGATGGGTTTGCAGACGAggaagagagtggggaggagggcggggaagacaaagaggaagaagaggggagggagccaggggctgGCCTGTGGGGCCCAGGGCCCTCTGTCAGCACCCTCCGCGCTCTGAGTGGCCCTCAGAGAGGGACCCTCCCGGGCTCTGAGACCGTGGACGTCCGCGTTCCCTGGGACGACAGCTCGCGAGGCATAGCAGCCGATGCCGGTGAGGAGTCCCAGGACAGCACCGAGCCCGAGCCCTCGGGCTCAGAGGAAGAGTCTGACCCTGCTCCCTTGGAGAGGGAGGACCCAGTCCCTGGCCCTCTGGAGAGCCACTGTGGGATGGGAGACACGGGCCTGGGGGTAGGGGACACCCTTGGGGTCAACGGCCGGGTCCCCAGCTTGAAGGAGGAGTTAGAGCATGTGAATGGGGGGGTGGTAAATGGGCTGGAGCagtcagagggaggagggcagggagaaccAGGGGGCCCCGAGGGGGACCAAAGGAGCCCCttggaggacgaggaggagggggGTGCCCTGAAGACTCCTTGGGCAGGACCTTCTCTTCACCTGGGCCCAGGCCAGTTCCTGAAGTTCGGTCAGAGGGAAGGAGACGTGGAGTCTTGGTCCTCGGGCGAGGACTAG
- the NES gene encoding nestin isoform X3, whose translation MEGCLGEESFQMWELNRRLEAYVARVKALEEQNELLGAELGGLRAHTGDASWRARADDELAALRALVDRRWREKHAAEVARDNLAEEAEGVAARCQQQRRARERAAAEAARSRREAEAEEGARARLSSRAAELERELEAVCAAHEQERAALSARPRAPRRPAAPRGPPAPAPELHELARRLGEAWRGAVRGYQERVALMEASLGQARERLGRAVQGAREGRLELRQLRAERGGLRERRAALEHRLEGRWQERLRATEQFQLAVEALEQEKDSLQSQIAQVLEGRQQLAHLKMSLSLEVATYRTLLEAENSRLQTPGSGSKASLSFQDPKLELHFSGTPEGRHLGPLLSALSPTPLSSPLPDTLETPVPGFLKSQEFLQARTPTLASTPIPPTLLAPCTVTDAEIKTQDAPLSLLQPQLGRQWAPEAIWAKAKEAIPTSVLPGPEEPGGEHQEASTGQSPEDHTSSAPPLNPDRPSLEAKGGEPNGSGMSSRFQEEGEGQIGGLAEKETAIEVKMVNGLQQETWQEDGGLNMKKIQDSQGPLEKETLKSLEEEIQGPLMSLEEQTHETLRSLEKENPESLRSSEEESLDTSKGLEKENQELLMSLEEKNADVVRPQEKETLELLKPVGNEDSQTLQSLEKENQELMRSLEGTLETFLYPEKESQELVRSREENFESMRDLEKENQEPLRTVEDGNRENLRLQERENQEFLNSPEDEKHKTLRTLEKENQEPLRSLEEEDQDTGRPLEKENQEPVKSLEDENQETMRPLETENQRSLRSLEEEDQETLRPPEKENQRSLEDDDDQETMRPLEKENQEPVKSLEDENQETMRPPETENQRSLRSLEEEDQETLKPLEKENQRSLEDDDDQETMRPLEKENQEPVKSLEDENQETMRPPETENQRSLRSLEEEDQETLKPLEKENQRSLEEDDDQETMRPLEKESQEPVESSEEDQATPRLLEKVKLEPLKSLGKDQEIFRPLEKENQQLLRFLEEESAEVMRSPETENLESLQSAREDLGILQSLGTQGPLWSPGEVNQETMKPLERGSQEPLESVEENRETLRLLEQENQESRRSPGEWGLENSRPPEGRGQESQRCLMEEETPGQTRNQESPGSLKEERQESPLSARRQGREERVADQGLDQETPPGGAAGGKEAEAELDVREWGGLPGKSAGHGELQLAATREVWSAGEGRPGGPEPEEQRVPVEGARGEGGPEGFQDPEGQPEHAGGPGLRAPQGVSEGRDPVLEGGEEAPRGGQVSEVASKAVGEAASGSQQGPEREVVVPPVGEEGLEAEKRQGLEEPRKEPDEAAAPKPELSGPAGRSTDLPEPPRGWEESEPEAPWGAEGAFPAETLCRALGGSGTPQPGPQGPEDAGEEAVLEPASPTPIPGDAPGPQPLAAGSQEAGWGPEGRAEALGGVEGEPEERGSEGSPEDLQEEGEEEKREDSEADELGETLPDSTPLGLYLRSPASPKWDLLGEQRPPPQGETRKEGWDPSVLASEESGAQPGEEEEGEEEGEEGRREEECGQDSDLWEEFEDLEAEGSLLPGVPGEAVEPPGQRPQMLLEPAAWGGDGESDGFADEEESGEEGGEDKEEEEGREPGAGLWGPGPSVSTLRALSGPQRGTLPGSETVDVRVPWDDSSRGIAADAGEESQDSTEPEPSGSEEESDPAPLEREDPVPGPLESHCGMGDTGLGVGDTLGVNGRVPSLKEELEHVNGGVVNGLEQSEGGGQGEPGGPEGDQRSPLEDEEEGGALKTPWAGPSLHLGPGQFLKFGQREGDVESWSSGED comes from the exons ATGGAGGGCTGCCTGGGGGAGGAATCTTTCCAGATGTGGGAGCTCAACCGGCGCCTGGAGGCCTACGTGGCGCGGGTCAAGGCGCTGGAGGAGCAGAACGAGCTGCTCGGCGCGGAGCTCGGGGGCCTCCGGGCGCACACCGGGGACGCCTCGTGGAGGGCCCGCGCCGACGACGAGCTGGCGGCCCTGCGGGCGCTCGTCGACCGGCGCTGGCGCGAGAAGCACGCGGCCGAGGTGGCGCGCGACAACCTGGCGGAGGAGGCGGAGGGCGTGGCGGCCCGGTGCCAGCAGCAGCGGCGGGCGCGGGAGCGGGCGGCGGCCGAGGCGGCCCGCAGCCGGCGCGAGGCCGAGGCCGAGGAGGGCGCCCGGGCGCGGCTGAGCTCGCGGGCGGCGGAGCTGGAGCGGGAGCTGGAGGCCGTGTGCGCGGCGCACGAGCAGGAGCGCGCCGCCCTGAGCGCccggccccgcgccccccgccgccccgccgcgcCCCGCGGGCCCCCCGCGCCGGCCCCCGAGCTGCACGAGCTGGCGCGCCGGCTGGGCGAGGCGTGGCGCGGGGCGGTGCGCGGCTACCAGGAGCGCGTGGCGCTCATGGAGGCGTCGCTGGGCCAGGCCCGCGAGCGCCTGGGCCGCGCCGTGCAGGGCGCCCGCGAGGGCCGCCTGGAGCTGCGGCAGCTGCGGGCGGAGCGCGGCGGCCTCCGGGAGCGCCGGGCCGCGCTGGAGCACAGGTTGGAGGGCCGCTGGCAGGAGCGGCTGCGGGCCACCGAGCAGTTCCAG CTGGCTGTGGAGGCCTtggagcaggagaaggacagcCTGCAGAGCCAGATTGCCCAGGTCCTCGAAGGTCGGCAGCAGCTGGCACACCTCAAGATGTCCCTCAGCCTGGAGGTGGCCACATACAG GACCCTCCTAGAGGCTGAGAACTCCCGGCTGCAGACCCCCGGCAGTGGTTCCAAGGCTTCCCTCAGCTTCCAGG ACCCTAAGCTGGAGCTGCATTTCTCTGGGACGCCAGAGGGCCGGCATCTGGGAcctttgctctctgccctgaGCCCTACTCCCCTCTCCTCGCCCTTGCCTGATACCCTGGAGACACCTGTGCCAGGCTTTCTGAAGAGCCAAGAATTCCTCCAGGCCCGTACCCCAACCTTGGCCAGCACCCCCATCCCGCCCACACTTCTGGCTCCCTGCACTGTTACAGATGCAGAGATCAAAACCCAGGAtgcccccctctccctgctccagcCGCAGCTTGGGAGGCAGTGGGCTCCAGAGGCCATATGGGCTAAAGCCAAGGAGGCCATCCCTACCAGCGTCCTGCCAGGACCAGAGGAACCCGGGGGTGAGCACCAAGAGGCCAGTACAGGCCAGTCCCCTGAGGATCATACCTCCTCAGCCCCACCCCTCAACCCTGACCGCCCTAGTTTAGAGGCCAAAGGTGGAGAACCCAATGGGTCTGGAATGTCCAGCAGATTCCAGGAGGAAGGTGAAGGGCAAATTGGGGGGctggcagagaaagaaacagccATAGAGGTCAAAATGGTGAACGGTCTGCAGCAGGAAACATGGCAAGAAGATGGGGGTCTGAACATGAAGAAAATCCAGGACTCCCAGGGTCCTTTGGAAAAAGAAACTCTGAAGTCTCTGGAAGAGGAAATTCAAGGGCCACTGATGTCTCTGGAAGAACAGACCCACGAGACACTGAGATCtctagagaaagagaatccagaaTCTCTGCGGTCTTCAGAAGAAGAGAGTTTAGACACATCAAAAGGTCTAGAAAAGGAGAATCAAGAGCTATTGATgtctttagaagaaaagaatgcAGATGTAGTGAGACCTCAAGAAAAAGAGACTCTAGAACTACTTAAGCCTGTAGGAAATGAGGACTCACAGACATTGCAATCTCTAGAAAAGGAGAATCAAGAACTAATGAGGTCTCTTGAAGGTACTCTAGAGACGTTTTTATATCCAGAGAAGGAAAGTCAAGAATTAGTGAGGTCTCGAGAAGAGAACTTTGAGTCAATGAGAGATCTAGAAAAGGAGAACCAAGAGCCACTGAGAACTGTAGAAGATGGGAATCGAGAGAACTTGAGACTACAAGAAAGAGAGAACCAGGAGTTTCTGAACTCTCCAGAAGATGAGAAGCACAAGACCTTGAGAACTCTAGAAAAAGAGAACCAGGAACCACTGAGGTCTCTGGAAGAAGAAGACCAGGACACAGGGAGACCTCTAGAAAAAGAGAACCAAGAACCAGTGAAGTCTCTAGAAGATGAGAACCAGGAGACAATGAGACCACTAGAAACAGAGAACCAGAGGTCCTTGAGGTCTTTAGAAGAAGAGGACCAG GAGACATTGAGACCACCAGAAAAAGAGAACCAGAGGTCTCTAGAAGACGACGACGACCAGGAGACAATGAGGCCTCTAGAAAAAGAGAACCAAGAACCAGTGAAGTCTCTAGAGGATGAGAACCAGGAGACAATGAGACCACCAGAAACAGAGAACCAGAGGTCCTTGAGGTCTTTAGAAGAAGAGGACCAGGAGACATTGAAGCCTCTAGAAAAAGAGAACCAGAGGTCTCTAGAAGACGACGACGACCAGGAGACAATGAGGCCTCTAGAAAAAGAGAACCAAGAACCAGTGAAGTCTCTAGAGGATGAGAACCAGGAGACAATGAGACCACCAGAAACAGAGAACCAGAGGTCCTTGAGGTCTTTAGAAGAAGAGGACCAGGAGACATTGAAGCCTCTAGAAAAAGAGAACCAGAGGTCTCTAGAAGAAGACGACGACCAGGAGACAATGAGGCCTCTAGAAAAAGAGAGCCAGGAGCCAGTGGAGTCTTCAGAAGAAGACCAGGCAACACCGAGACTTCTAGAAAAGGTGAAACTAGAACCACTAAAGTCTCTTGGAAAAGACCAGGAGATATTTCGACCTCTTGAAAAAGAGAATCAACAGTTATTAAGATTCCTAGAAGAAGAGAGTGCAGAGGTGATGAGATCTCCGGAAACAGAGAATTTAGAATCACTCCAGTCAGCAAGAGAAGACTTGGGAATATTGCAGTCTCTAGGAACTCAAGGGCCCCTGTGGTCTCCAGGAGAAGTGAATCAGGAGACAATGAAACCTCTAGAAAGGGGAAGTCAAGAACCACTGGAGTCGGTAGAAGAGAACCGGGAGACATTGAGGCTCCTAGAACAGGAGAACCAGGAGTCCCGGAGATCTCCAGGAGAGTGGGGCCTAGAAAATTCAAGACCTCCAGAAGGGAGAGGTCAGGAAAGTCAAAGGTGCCTGATGGAGGAAGAGACCCCGGGGCAGACGAGGAATCAGGAGTCCCCGGGGTCTTTGAAAGAGGAAAGGCAGGAGTCCCCGCTGTCTGCCCGACgccaggggagggaagagagagtggcGGACCAGGGACTGGATCAGGAAACGCCCCCCGGCGGGGCCGCAGGGGGCAAGGAGGCCGAGGCAGAGCTGGACGTGAGGGAGTGGGGTGGCCTCCCCGGGAAGTCCGCGGGGCACGGAGAGCTGCAGCTGGCGGCCACAAGGGAGGTCtggagcgcaggggaggggcgcccAGGGGGCCCTGAGCCCGAGGAGCAGAGGGTCCCGGTTGAGGGAGCcaggggggagggaggccccGAGGGCTTCCAGGACCCCGAAGGGCAGCCAGAGCACGCGGGGGGCCCGGGCCTCCGAGCTCCCCAGGGAGTGTCGGAGGGGAGAGACCCGGTGTTGGAAGGTGGAGAGGAGGCCCCAAGGGGCGGCCAGGTCTCAGAGGTCGCCTCGAAGGCTGTGGGTGAGGCTGCCTCGGGCAGCCAGCAGGGGCCAGAGCGGGAGGTGGTGGTGCCACCCGTGGGTGAGGAAGGtttggaggcagagaagaggcagggcTTGGAAGAACCCCGAAAGGAGCCAGACGAGGCAGCTGCTCCGAAACCAGAGCTTTCCGGCCCAGCAGGGAGGAGCACAGACCTCCCGGAGcctcccaggggctgggaggagtcGGAGCCCGAGGCCccctggggggcagagggggcgtTCCCTGCCGAGACCCTGTGCCGCGCTCTGGGCGGAAGTGGTACCCCTCAGCCCGGGCCCCAGGGGCCGGAGGACGCAGGGGAAGAGGCAGTGTTAGAGCCCGCGTCGCCCACCCCAATCCCTGGAGACGCCCCcgggccccagcccctggccgcGGGGAGCCAGGAGGCTGGCTGGGGGCCGGAGGGCCGAGCGGAGGCTctgggaggggtagagggggagCCAGAGGAGCGGGGTTCTGAGGGGAGCCCCGAGGAtctgcaggaggagggggaggaggaaaagcgAGAGGACAGCGAGGCTGATGAGCTCGGGGAGACTCTTCCCGACTCCACTCCCCTGGGCCTCTATCTCAGGTCCCCCGCCTCCCCCAAGTGGGACCTGCTTGGGGAGCAGAGGCCCCCCCCTCAAGGGGAGACCAGAAAGGAAGGCTGGGATCCTTCTGTGCTGGCCTCTGAAGAGAGTGGGGCCCAgccaggggaagaggaggagggggaggaggagggggaggaggggaggagggaggaggaatgcGGTCAGGACTCTGACTTGTGGGAGGAGTTTGAGGATCTGGAGGCTGAGGGCTCTCTCCTTCCTGGGGTCCCCGGGGAGGCTGTGGAGCCTCCAGGCCAGAGGCCTCAGATGTtgctggagcctgcagcctggggaggggatggggagtcTGATGGGTTTGCAGACGAggaagagagtggggaggagggcggggaagacaaagaggaagaagaggggagggagccaggggctgGCCTGTGGGGCCCAGGGCCCTCTGTCAGCACCCTCCGCGCTCTGAGTGGCCCTCAGAGAGGGACCCTCCCGGGCTCTGAGACCGTGGACGTCCGCGTTCCCTGGGACGACAGCTCGCGAGGCATAGCAGCCGATGCCGGTGAGGAGTCCCAGGACAGCACCGAGCCCGAGCCCTCGGGCTCAGAGGAAGAGTCTGACCCTGCTCCCTTGGAGAGGGAGGACCCAGTCCCTGGCCCTCTGGAGAGCCACTGTGGGATGGGAGACACGGGCCTGGGGGTAGGGGACACCCTTGGGGTCAACGGCCGGGTCCCCAGCTTGAAGGAGGAGTTAGAGCATGTGAATGGGGGGGTGGTAAATGGGCTGGAGCagtcagagggaggagggcagggagaaccAGGGGGCCCCGAGGGGGACCAAAGGAGCCCCttggaggacgaggaggagggggGTGCCCTGAAGACTCCTTGGGCAGGACCTTCTCTTCACCTGGGCCCAGGCCAGTTCCTGAAGTTCGGTCAGAGGGAAGGAGACGTGGAGTCTTGGTCCTCGGGCGAGGACTAG